From a region of the Neobacillus niacini genome:
- a CDS encoding NAD(P)H-dependent oxidoreductase, whose translation MTQKVVKRQEILDAFNFRRAIKTFDQTKNITEEDFNVILEAARLSPSSCGLEPWKFLIVQNQEFREKLREISPGAQGHLSTASHFVIILSRTSKDTRYDSEYVKNQVLNITGFPAEISDQVIESIRDFQVNQLNVLESEQKALDWTKRQTFLPFANMMTVAALLGIDSCPIEGFYIDKVEKLLAEENLLEDGYLAVSAMVAFGYRTIDSKLFPRGRRDMKDIVHWIN comes from the coding sequence ATGACACAAAAAGTAGTAAAAAGACAAGAAATTCTTGATGCGTTTAATTTTAGACGTGCTATAAAAACTTTTGATCAAACAAAAAATATTACAGAGGAAGACTTCAATGTAATCTTAGAAGCAGCCCGACTTTCGCCAAGCTCATGTGGTCTTGAGCCTTGGAAATTCCTGATTGTCCAAAATCAGGAATTCAGAGAAAAGTTAAGAGAAATTTCTCCAGGTGCACAAGGTCATCTTTCAACTGCGAGCCATTTCGTTATCATTCTTTCAAGAACAAGCAAGGATACAAGGTACGACTCAGAATATGTAAAAAATCAAGTGCTTAATATTACGGGTTTCCCAGCTGAAATCTCTGATCAAGTAATAGAGAGTATAAGGGATTTCCAAGTAAACCAACTAAACGTGTTAGAAAGTGAGCAAAAAGCGTTGGATTGGACTAAAAGACAAACTTTTCTTCCCTTTGCCAATATGATGACTGTAGCAGCGTTACTTGGAATTGACTCTTGTCCAATAGAAGGGTTTTATATAGATAAGGTAGAAAAACTCCTTGCGGAAGAAAACTTACTAGAGGATGGTTACTTAGCTGTTTCGGCTATGGTCGCATTTGGATACCGAACAATTGACTCTAAATTATTCCCTAGAGGAAGAAGAGACATGAAGGATATTGTGCATTGGATTAATTAA
- a CDS encoding Ger(x)C family spore germination protein — MNKTNFCVCFLIILLLFPSTGCTRDKVIDEIIVISDMGFDLEDGKILGSATYPSLYIPGHKGPDVVHGIASTNTGILTSFNNQSASPMEVGQTRIIVLNERLAQKGIGDLITTLKRDPIIGSNTYLVISKDKADQILSVSVGKTPFYLSNLIKQNEENNNTPPTNLHSVFYQYYGTGQDVYIPFIQINKNKIVELDGLAIFKQDKMKMKVSQKDSIFFKLLKSKKKYGNFEFPYSASGEKRMLDIRTVSGKSKFTISDQTSKQPKVNVTLRLSCIIKDAPEDINLSDPKRMKSIQNQIEKRVSKKTKDLIISLQSKNTDPFGFGDLFRGRDRNWNEKEFYRIYPDIKFNVNAHVNLLQSGVGK; from the coding sequence ATGAATAAAACTAATTTTTGTGTGTGCTTTTTGATTATACTTTTGTTATTCCCATCAACAGGATGTACACGCGACAAGGTTATAGATGAAATTATAGTTATCTCTGATATGGGATTTGATTTAGAAGACGGAAAAATTCTTGGAAGCGCAACTTATCCAAGTTTATATATACCAGGCCATAAGGGACCAGATGTTGTTCATGGTATTGCAAGTACTAATACCGGTATATTAACTTCTTTTAACAACCAATCCGCTTCTCCTATGGAGGTTGGTCAAACAAGGATAATTGTATTAAATGAACGATTAGCTCAAAAAGGTATCGGAGATTTAATTACTACCCTTAAGAGAGACCCTATCATTGGAAGTAATACTTATTTGGTCATATCAAAAGATAAGGCTGATCAGATTTTGTCTGTATCAGTTGGTAAAACCCCATTTTATCTATCTAATCTAATAAAGCAGAATGAGGAAAACAACAATACACCTCCAACAAACCTCCATTCAGTTTTTTATCAGTATTACGGAACCGGACAAGATGTCTATATACCTTTTATTCAGATAAACAAGAATAAGATAGTTGAATTGGATGGATTAGCTATTTTTAAACAGGATAAAATGAAAATGAAAGTTAGCCAAAAGGACTCGATATTCTTCAAATTATTAAAAAGTAAAAAGAAATATGGGAATTTTGAGTTCCCCTATTCAGCTAGCGGTGAAAAAAGGATGTTAGATATTCGAACGGTGAGTGGTAAATCAAAATTCACAATAAGTGATCAAACATCCAAACAACCAAAAGTTAATGTTACATTAAGACTGAGTTGCATAATTAAAGATGCACCTGAAGATATTAACCTGAGTGACCCCAAAAGAATGAAATCTATTCAGAACCAAATAGAAAAAAGGGTTTCCAAAAAAACGAAAGATTTAATTATCAGCTTACAGTCCAAAAATACAGACCCCTTTGGTTTTGGAGACTTATTTAGAGGAAGAGATCGAAATTGGAACGAGAAAGAATTTTATAGGATTTATCCCGACATTAAATTCAACGTTAACGCACATGTTAATTTACTACAATCGGGGGTAGGAAAGTGA
- a CDS encoding GerAB/ArcD/ProY family transporter: MNVTKIDEKYLVSTFYVFFLIHASQTGIGMLNFQRVVAQYTEQDAWISVIIMGLSTHLIVWMIYKMLLPSYDILAIHDLCLGRILGKVISTGLVLYFLLLFVVVFRTYIEIIQLWIFPWISTWELGLFIGFIIYYFVSGGFRKLTGLAFFGVVLPSTLFFTLYFPLRYAHLDNLIPILNHSFIDILKSSKSASLVFVGFETLVVYLPYIKNPEKSKKWAHIALLYTTFLYVVITLVTLVYFSQGQLQETLWPTLSMTKIIELPFIERFEYIFIFTWFLVILPTVCIPIWSCTRLLKKLYKMRPKLSLPCLMIFIYIVSNCIENRAMVDTLGNLTNEISFYFVFLYIPALFFLFSIRRRLTNR; this comes from the coding sequence GTGAATGTCACGAAGATAGATGAAAAATATTTAGTATCAACCTTTTATGTTTTTTTCCTTATCCATGCTTCTCAAACTGGTATTGGTATGTTGAACTTTCAAAGGGTTGTCGCCCAATATACGGAACAAGACGCATGGATATCTGTTATTATTATGGGTTTAAGCACACATCTTATTGTATGGATGATTTATAAGATGTTGTTACCCTCCTATGATATTTTAGCTATTCATGACCTATGTTTGGGTAGAATTCTTGGTAAAGTAATTTCAACTGGTCTCGTATTGTATTTTCTTCTATTGTTTGTTGTGGTATTTAGAACCTATATAGAAATTATCCAACTTTGGATATTTCCATGGATAAGTACTTGGGAGCTGGGCTTATTTATTGGGTTTATTATTTATTACTTTGTGTCTGGAGGATTTCGTAAATTAACCGGGTTAGCGTTTTTTGGTGTAGTACTGCCAAGTACTTTATTTTTCACTCTTTATTTTCCACTCAGGTATGCACACCTAGATAACCTAATACCAATACTTAATCATTCTTTTATAGATATATTAAAGTCTTCAAAATCAGCAAGCCTAGTATTTGTTGGTTTTGAAACTTTGGTAGTCTATCTTCCTTATATTAAGAATCCCGAAAAATCAAAAAAGTGGGCTCATATCGCTCTTTTATATACAACTTTTTTATATGTAGTAATCACACTCGTTACATTAGTGTACTTTAGCCAGGGGCAGCTACAGGAGACACTTTGGCCAACACTTTCGATGACAAAAATCATTGAATTACCCTTTATAGAAAGGTTTGAGTATATCTTCATTTTCACTTGGTTTTTAGTGATCCTCCCTACTGTTTGCATTCCGATTTGGTCATGTACACGATTATTAAAGAAACTGTATAAAATGAGACCTAAACTATCTTTACCCTGTCTTATGATATTCATATACATTGTCTCGAACTGTATTGAGAATCGTGCAATGGTAGATACCTTAGGGAATCTAACAAACGAAATAAGTTTTTACTTTGTTTTCCTATATATACCGGCCCTTTTTTTCTTGTTTTCCATAAGAAGAAGACTTACTAACAGATAA
- a CDS encoding cupredoxin domain-containing protein, with protein sequence MSVKKWLTGLVFLLAMIVVVTTSGSLGVFAESIVTTQPMATVKAIEVELNDDYFNPKVITIPNARTTTLILKNVGKREHTFTVKELSIDVEVQPGKEKTITVKPEKTGTYELICSYHFKEGMVGKVIVN encoded by the coding sequence ATGTCTGTGAAAAAGTGGTTAACAGGATTGGTCTTTTTACTTGCAATGATTGTGGTTGTGACAACTTCAGGCTCACTCGGCGTATTTGCCGAATCCATTGTTACAACACAGCCTATGGCGACGGTGAAAGCGATTGAAGTCGAGTTGAACGATGATTACTTTAATCCAAAAGTCATCACGATTCCCAATGCAAGAACGACAACGTTGATATTGAAGAACGTTGGTAAGAGGGAACATACCTTCACAGTGAAAGAGCTTAGTATTGACGTAGAAGTCCAGCCGGGAAAAGAAAAAACCATCACCGTGAAACCGGAAAAGACTGGTACATATGAGCTGATATGTAGTTACCATTTCAAGGAAGGAATGGTTGGAAAGGTAATAGTCAATTAA
- a CDS encoding glycosyl hydrolase family 18 protein yields the protein MKPRLQNCFKIFIVFFLVFISLTSNLTLAEAAKKDRTSPTAPTNLRSAGITSSTVSLTWTSSTDDSGVKGYDVYKNNSYIGNTASTSYTVGNLSSNTSYSFYIKARDASGNVSAASNTINVTTSAPVVDTPPQVSNFQVSPIASDGQTIGGMVTLSVSATDDKGISKVEFYSNNGGYLIGTRTSAPYSVNWATDPWVPDGSQTLMVIVYDTANQTAQVSKTVLVKNTVSPEPTAYKRVGYYTGWSTYSNFHPADIDASKLTHINYAFANISSDGKIALGDSWADVEKPFPGDTADQPYKGNFYQFTKLKQQYPHLKTLISVGGWTWSEKFSDVALTKQSRTIFAESCLQFLLKYGFDGVDLDWEYPVGGGEADNFNRPEDKQNFTLLLKKIRETLDAQSARDGKTYLLTIAAGAGSSYAANTELNLIHQYVDYIQLMTYDIHGSWESMTGMNAPLYRDPESGFSWEWSVQDTINLYLNKGVPANKLIMGVPFYGRAYNQVTNSNNGLYQSFTGGGSAISYANLEANYVNKNGFIRYWEPDSKVPWLFNGSQFISYDDTESMGYKTSFIKANGLGGAMMWELSQDPNRVLVSKIYNDLK from the coding sequence ATGAAACCACGATTACAAAACTGTTTTAAAATCTTTATTGTTTTCTTTTTAGTGTTTATCAGCCTTACCAGTAATCTCACTCTTGCAGAAGCTGCTAAAAAGGATCGAACTTCACCAACTGCACCAACTAATTTAAGGTCAGCAGGAATAACTTCTTCCACTGTCTCATTAACTTGGACGAGCTCTACGGATGATAGTGGAGTTAAAGGTTATGACGTTTACAAGAATAATAGCTATATCGGGAATACTGCCTCAACCTCTTATACAGTGGGGAATTTAAGTTCTAATACTTCTTATAGCTTCTACATAAAAGCTCGGGATGCTAGTGGAAATGTTTCTGCAGCTAGTAATACGATCAATGTTACCACTTCCGCGCCGGTAGTTGACACGCCTCCGCAAGTAAGCAATTTTCAGGTTTCTCCTATTGCAAGTGATGGTCAAACTATAGGTGGAATGGTTACATTATCTGTAAGTGCAACTGATGATAAAGGAATTAGCAAGGTTGAGTTTTACAGCAATAATGGCGGATATCTAATTGGAACGCGAACGTCGGCGCCATATAGTGTGAATTGGGCTACAGATCCATGGGTGCCGGATGGAAGCCAAACGTTAATGGTGATTGTGTACGATACGGCCAATCAAACAGCGCAGGTTTCAAAGACCGTCTTGGTGAAGAATACGGTTTCCCCTGAACCGACTGCCTATAAACGAGTCGGATATTATACTGGCTGGTCCACTTATTCAAACTTTCATCCAGCCGATATTGATGCCAGTAAACTTACCCATATTAACTATGCATTTGCAAACATCTCTTCAGATGGAAAAATTGCATTAGGGGACTCATGGGCAGATGTGGAAAAACCATTTCCAGGTGATACCGCTGATCAGCCTTACAAGGGGAATTTTTATCAATTCACCAAGTTGAAACAGCAATATCCACACTTGAAAACACTAATTTCTGTTGGCGGCTGGACTTGGTCGGAAAAGTTCTCGGATGTAGCCTTGACAAAGCAATCGAGGACAATCTTTGCTGAAAGTTGCCTGCAATTCCTATTGAAATATGGCTTTGATGGTGTTGATTTGGATTGGGAGTATCCAGTAGGTGGGGGAGAGGCAGACAATTTCAACCGACCTGAGGATAAACAAAACTTTACACTTTTATTGAAAAAAATAAGAGAAACATTGGACGCTCAAAGTGCACGGGACGGGAAGACGTATTTGCTAACAATTGCTGCTGGAGCAGGCAGCTCTTATGCTGCAAATACAGAACTAAACTTAATTCATCAGTATGTGGATTACATTCAATTAATGACCTACGATATTCACGGATCCTGGGAGAGTATGACAGGGATGAATGCACCTTTGTACCGTGATCCCGAGTCTGGCTTCTCTTGGGAGTGGAGTGTTCAAGATACAATCAACCTTTATCTCAATAAAGGGGTACCTGCGAATAAACTCATCATGGGAGTTCCCTTCTACGGCAGAGCCTACAACCAGGTAACGAATAGTAATAACGGGCTATACCAGTCCTTCACGGGCGGGGGATCTGCTATCAGTTATGCGAATTTAGAAGCGAACTATGTAAACAAAAATGGATTCATCCGATACTGGGAACCAGATTCCAAAGTTCCATGGCTGTTTAATGGATCTCAATTTATCAGTTACGATGATACTGAATCAATGGGATATAAAACTTCCTTTATCAAGGCAAATGGTCTGGGTGGTGCGATGATGTGGGAACTTAGCCAAGATCCCAATAGAGTGTTAGTGTCGAAGATTTATAATGACTTGAAATAA
- a CDS encoding CBO0543 family protein, whose protein sequence is MKNKAEKTIEISSWIIVSLLLIKFTPKNKIRESLVVFLFKQVLTWIFGLLVVEKNLISYPYRLFFKKANKASFSFEYFIYPGLCAFFSLYYPKNRSNLLKALHCFISTSVIVIFEIIAVKYTKLIKYKKWTWYWSFITIWITDYLTQAFHNWFFKTKFYE, encoded by the coding sequence ATGAAAAACAAAGCAGAGAAAACTATCGAAATTTCATCCTGGATAATTGTGTCATTATTATTAATAAAATTTACACCAAAAAATAAAATTCGTGAATCACTAGTTGTATTTTTATTTAAACAAGTACTAACATGGATTTTTGGATTACTTGTGGTAGAAAAAAACTTAATTTCCTATCCATATCGCTTATTTTTCAAAAAAGCAAATAAAGCTTCTTTTTCATTTGAATACTTTATATATCCTGGACTGTGCGCTTTTTTTAGTTTGTACTATCCAAAAAATAGATCTAACCTTTTAAAAGCCCTGCATTGCTTTATTAGTACTTCTGTAATAGTCATCTTTGAAATAATTGCAGTGAAATATACAAAATTAATTAAATATAAAAAATGGACTTGGTATTGGAGTTTTATAACAATCTGGATAACTGATTACTTAACACAAGCTTTTCACAACTGGTTTTTTAAAACTAAATTTTATGAATAA
- a CDS encoding DUF6944 family repetitive protein has protein sequence MTIRGEDLLISGTWLLVVGSLIDTIGQTQQTFTHSDLGKDLIIKGNGIEACGNSLQAIGRTKLLTSERELPQIYTIFGNWIEAAGNTTNSVGVSIDMNGAEGEGIKLDTLGSGVQGLGAAFEAIGAALEEDSSYRTLAITGNSFVSLGSFLGAIGNIYVINEKNEIGDQILLVSSLIQFIGAVLLINAITQEVEYMEHGENLKNGNGDSYPYSYNNYSLTKP, from the coding sequence ATGACTATTCGTGGAGAAGACCTTCTTATTTCAGGAACATGGTTACTTGTTGTTGGTTCACTTATTGATACAATCGGGCAGACCCAGCAAACTTTCACCCACAGTGATCTGGGGAAAGATTTAATCATAAAAGGAAATGGGATAGAAGCTTGCGGAAATTCGTTGCAAGCGATTGGGAGAACTAAATTGTTAACATCGGAGAGGGAGCTACCGCAAATATATACCATCTTCGGTAATTGGATTGAGGCGGCTGGTAATACTACAAATTCAGTCGGAGTAAGCATTGACATGAATGGCGCTGAGGGAGAGGGAATCAAATTAGATACCCTTGGCAGTGGAGTCCAAGGTCTTGGTGCAGCTTTTGAAGCAATTGGCGCAGCTCTTGAAGAGGATTCATCCTATAGGACCCTTGCTATTACAGGAAATAGCTTTGTTTCTTTAGGCTCTTTTTTAGGAGCGATCGGTAACATTTATGTTATAAATGAAAAAAATGAAATAGGAGACCAAATTCTTTTAGTTAGTAGCTTGATTCAATTTATTGGTGCAGTGCTATTAATTAATGCCATTACCCAAGAAGTTGAATACATGGAACACGGGGAAAATCTAAAAAATGGAAACGGCGATTCTTATCCCTATTCTTATAATAATTATTCCCTCACTAAACCTTAA
- a CDS encoding helix-turn-helix domain-containing protein, which produces MAKYSEEFKLKLVKEYQDGKLGYILLAKKYDMKDSTPIRRWVKVYEKFGVEGLKRKKHRETYSVQFKLDVLSFMKRTGSSETDTALVFGITNAPMIAAWKRALLEGGTEALDRPKGRPSMSDKTKKNKKNKHIEDKELTYEQKLERENELLRLEVEYLKKLRAFQMDPKGYLEKHKQHYHSNLKKPSN; this is translated from the coding sequence ATGGCCAAATATAGTGAAGAATTTAAGTTAAAGTTAGTCAAGGAATATCAAGATGGGAAATTAGGATATATTCTTTTAGCTAAAAAGTATGACATGAAAGACAGTACTCCGATTAGGAGATGGGTAAAGGTATACGAGAAATTTGGTGTGGAAGGTTTAAAGAGGAAGAAACATAGAGAAACATATTCTGTTCAATTCAAGCTAGATGTATTAAGCTTTATGAAGAGAACAGGTTCTTCAGAAACTGATACAGCCCTTGTATTTGGCATAACTAACGCTCCTATGATTGCAGCTTGGAAAAGGGCTCTTCTGGAGGGTGGTACTGAAGCCCTGGATAGACCGAAAGGACGGCCATCCATGTCTGATAAAACTAAAAAAAACAAAAAGAATAAACACATTGAAGATAAGGAATTAACGTACGAACAAAAGTTAGAAAGAGAAAACGAACTTCTTCGTTTAGAGGTAGAATATTTAAAAAAGTTGCGAGCTTTTCAGATGGATCCGAAGGGCTATCTCGAAAAGCACAAGCAGCATTATCATTCGAACTTAAAGAAACCTTCAAACTAA
- a CDS encoding spore germination protein produces the protein MNDILFPSKTKLLLLFLGWFYLFRKQNHKNKLIKNIDVFLIQASKSSDFKKLHLDKPNIELFFFSTLIDEETLNHFLLLPLQEHSPFENLNDVIKYIPISEIQLCSENPEQAGEKIRKGHILIRLKSDKTNFALVNVKNSKRGHRENNETENEFSVVGPKLGFIEDIETNMKLLRQQFSGSKLIFEELTMGSMTSTRVVIGYIEDITNSEHVNTVRQRLRDLDLDFVESALIDQTISDHSNTPFPLFLSTERVDRVTYTLLLGQVIIICDGSPYVITGPSTFFDFFISPEDYYLPWIVGSFFRIIRLFGVFFSVFATPLYVAVLTHHYVIIPKDLLGPIIESRVNIPFPPFLEVIFLEVTIELLREAGARLPTKVGQTLGIVGGIVIGQASVEAALTSNVLLIIVALSALASFTTPIFKMANTIRLLRFPLVLLAAGWGGFGIIAGFTLMLGHLMRLKSFGTPYLAPIYPFRITDFKDGFIRSPFRYTTTRPSYLRPKKKRRYQVNEGKDEFDDE, from the coding sequence ATGAATGATATTCTATTTCCCTCAAAAACTAAATTATTATTGCTTTTCTTGGGGTGGTTTTATTTGTTTAGAAAACAAAATCATAAGAATAAACTAATAAAAAATATAGATGTATTTTTGATACAAGCATCAAAATCTAGTGATTTCAAAAAACTTCATTTAGATAAACCTAATATTGAATTATTCTTTTTCAGCACATTAATCGATGAAGAAACACTTAATCATTTTCTATTACTACCACTACAAGAGCATTCACCTTTTGAGAACCTAAATGATGTAATTAAATATATACCAATTAGTGAAATTCAACTATGTTCAGAAAACCCTGAACAAGCGGGAGAAAAGATTCGCAAAGGTCACATTTTAATTCGGTTAAAAAGTGATAAAACAAATTTTGCTCTTGTTAATGTAAAGAACAGCAAACGCGGTCATAGAGAAAACAACGAAACAGAGAATGAATTTAGTGTTGTGGGACCAAAACTTGGCTTCATTGAAGATATCGAAACGAATATGAAATTATTAAGACAACAATTTTCAGGCTCAAAATTAATATTTGAAGAGTTGACAATGGGTTCCATGACCTCCACACGGGTTGTTATTGGATATATAGAAGATATAACAAACTCAGAACATGTAAATACTGTTAGGCAAAGACTACGTGACCTGGATCTTGATTTTGTCGAAAGTGCCCTGATAGACCAAACGATCTCAGATCATTCGAATACCCCTTTTCCTTTATTCTTATCCACAGAAAGAGTAGATAGGGTGACGTATACCTTACTTTTAGGCCAAGTGATTATTATCTGTGATGGCTCTCCCTATGTCATTACAGGTCCCTCCACTTTTTTTGATTTCTTTATCTCTCCAGAGGATTACTACTTACCTTGGATTGTGGGGTCTTTTTTTCGAATCATCCGTTTATTTGGAGTGTTTTTTTCGGTCTTTGCTACACCTTTATATGTCGCCGTTCTCACACATCATTACGTTATTATTCCAAAGGATCTTCTCGGTCCAATCATTGAGTCTCGAGTAAATATACCATTTCCTCCCTTTTTAGAGGTGATATTTCTAGAAGTAACAATTGAATTACTACGTGAGGCTGGGGCCAGATTACCTACTAAAGTAGGTCAAACGTTAGGGATTGTTGGTGGGATCGTTATAGGACAAGCTTCAGTAGAAGCAGCATTGACAAGCAATGTCCTTCTGATTATTGTTGCACTTTCAGCTTTAGCCTCTTTTACCACGCCCATTTTTAAAATGGCAAATACGATTAGGCTACTAAGATTTCCATTGGTATTATTAGCAGCCGGGTGGGGCGGATTCGGAATAATTGCTGGTTTTACATTGATGCTGGGTCATTTAATGCGATTAAAATCATTTGGCACACCATACTTAGCTCCAATATACCCTTTTAGAATTACTGACTTCAAGGATGGCTTTATTAGATCTCCATTTCGATATACAACTACAAGACCTAGTTACCTACGCCCCAAAAAGAAACGTAGGTATCAGGTTAACGAGGGTAAGGATGAATTTGACGATGAATAA
- a CDS encoding TetR/AcrR family transcriptional regulator: MQDTKVDPRIIRTRRLLMDAFLKLTIKKDFKDITIKDITDEATVNRATFYSHFQDKYDLIDAGITEDILENIVEKLSHYDQLNEESIINIFFTLTKFHTDLATQLETQCRRSYASFSSIIEQKLKKELEKVLYSLLLKQQSKQDLETLKIGAAVLSWGIYGASEDWKHNSSLSAEQYIKIALPFIVTEINPYKG; this comes from the coding sequence ATGCAAGATACGAAAGTAGATCCTCGTATTATTCGAACAAGAAGACTATTAATGGATGCCTTTTTAAAGTTAACTATTAAAAAAGATTTCAAGGATATTACGATAAAGGACATTACAGATGAAGCAACTGTTAATCGTGCTACTTTTTATTCTCATTTTCAAGATAAATACGACTTAATCGATGCTGGCATTACAGAAGATATATTAGAGAATATTGTGGAAAAATTGAGCCATTATGATCAGTTAAATGAAGAGTCTATTATAAATATCTTTTTTACTTTGACTAAGTTTCACACAGATTTAGCTACACAATTAGAGACACAATGTAGAAGAAGTTATGCATCTTTTAGTTCAATAATTGAACAAAAATTAAAAAAGGAATTGGAAAAAGTATTATATTCTCTCCTTTTAAAGCAACAGTCTAAGCAAGATTTGGAAACCTTAAAAATTGGTGCGGCTGTGCTAAGTTGGGGAATATACGGGGCCTCAGAGGATTGGAAACATAATAGTTCGTTATCAGCAGAACAATATATTAAAATAGCCTTACCTTTTATAGTAACGGAAATAAATCCTTATAAAGGATGA